A section of the Melopsittacus undulatus isolate bMelUnd1 chromosome 3, bMelUnd1.mat.Z, whole genome shotgun sequence genome encodes:
- the POLH gene encoding DNA polymerase eta, with product MSRGQERVVALVDMDCFFMQVEQRLDPQLRGRPCAVVQYTQWQGGGIIAVSYEARAFGVSRGMWATEARALCPELALARVPQARGKADLTRYRDASVEVMQVLSRFAAIERASIDEAYLDLTGSVRERLRALQGRPIAAAMLPTTFVQGLPDDPGGPEPGPQPGGKEDLRQCGLHEWLATLSFDNPDCPDLQLTMGAVIVEEMRVAVEAATGFKCSAGISHNKTLAKLACGLNKPNRQTLLSSRFVPQFFSQLPVSNIRNLGGKLGTAITDILGIEYIGEMTQYSERELQTHFGDKTGSWLYYLCRGIEEEPVKNRYLPQSIGCSKNFPGKIALATQKEVQHWLLQLALELESRLIKDRSQNHRVAKQLMVVIRMQENTRVSRFCALTRYDAQKMCNDAFALIQNCNVAGAHQAAWSPPLISVLLSASKFSEPATLLSAGITTFMTGDTQPDGTATAGQNTTSSRRPMVKFFRSPSKELRQKPANAIESFFQKASERQQSQVAAATSLPAAPTAVSPVPSSPEHQQGDGAGLGSVQRDLESPVKQSPRDRSSTSYKRLHRETSLSDATQTPSTPRSSRALLKSEPAMEENEQNLPPSPELTPFPPASPGDQQRCEKCGQLVLVWEFPEHMDYHFALELQSSFLESNVPTAPAADPNPTAAASRSPAKAKNKPKTSAGSSAKRPREGVTRTLDFFFKRLPP from the exons ATGTCGCGGGGACAGGAGCGCGTTGTGGCCCTGGTGGACATGGACTGCTTCTTCATGCAGGTGGAACAGCGCCTGGACCCGCAGCTGCGTGGCCGCCCGTGCGCCGTGGTGCAGTACACCCAGTGGCAGGGCGGCGG GATCATCGCGGTGAGCTACGAGGCGCGCGCTTTCGGCGTCTCCCGGGGGATGTGGGCGACAGAGGCGCGGGCGCTGTGCCCAGAGCTGGCGCTGGCGCGGGTGCCGCAGGCGCGGGGCAAGGCCGACCTCACCCG GTACCGGGATGCCAGCGTGGAGGTGATGCAGGTGCTGTCTCGCTTCGCCGCCATCGAGCGGGCCAGTATCGATGAGGCGTACCTGGACCTGACGGGCAGCGTGCGGGAGCGGCTGCGAGCCCTGCAGGGCCGCCCCATTGCTGCCGCGATGCTGCCCACCACCTTCGTGCAGGGGCTGCCTGACGACCCCGGGGGGCCCGAGCCAGGCCCCCAGCCCGGCGGGAAGG AGGATCTGCGGCAATGTGGCTTGCACGAGTGGCTGGCAACGCTGTCATTTGATAACCCTGACTGTCCTGACCTGCAGCTGACCATGGGTGCAGTAATTGTGGAGGAAATGAGGGTGGCTGTAGAAGCAGCCACTGGATTCAAGTGTTCAGCTGGAATTTCACACAACAAG ACACTGGCAAAACTGGCCTGTGGGCTAAACAAGCCCAACCGCCAGACACTACTATCCTCGCGATTCGTCCCGCAGTTCTTCAGCCAGCTGCCTGTCAGCAATAT ACGTAACCTGGGAGGCAAGCTTGGCACTGCCATCACAGACATCCTGGGAATAGAGTACATTGGAGAGATGACACAGTACAGTGAGAGAGAGCTCCAAACTCACTTTGGAGACAAAACTGG GTCCTGGCTCTATTACTTGTGCAGAGGAATTGAAGAGGAACCTGTCAAAAACCGGTACCTGCCCCAGTCCATTGGCTGCAGCAAGAACTTCCCTGGGAAGATAGCCTTGGCCACGCAGAAGGAG GTGCAGCACTGGCTCCTGCAGCTGGCCTTAGAGCTGGAATCCAGACTGATCAAAGACAGGAGCCAG aaCCACCGAGTGGCCAAGCAGCTGATGGTGGTCATCCGCATGCAGGAAAACACCCGGGTGTCGCGCTTCTGCGCTCTGACTCGCTACGATGCCCAGAAGATGTGCAACGATGCCTTTGCCCTCATCCAAAACTGCAACGTGGCTGGGGCTCACCAGGCGGCCTG GTCTCCACCGCTTATATCGGTGCTTCTCTCGGCAAGCAAGTTCTCAGAGCCTGCCACACTCCTCTCTGCAGGCATCACCACCTTCATGACAGGTGATACCCAGCCTGATGGCACTGCCACTGCTGGCCAAAACACGACATCTTCCAGGAGGCCCATGGTCAAGTTTTTTAGGAGCCCAAGCAAAGAGCTCAGGCAGAAGCCAGCTAATGCTATTGAGTCATTTTTCCAAAAGGCATCAGAAAGGCAGCAGTCACAGGTGGCAGCAGCAAccagcctgcctgctgctcccactgcagtGTCACCTGTGCCCAGCTCCCCAGAGCACCAACAGGGAGATGGTGCTGGACTTGGTTCTGTGCAGCGTGACCTGGAATCCCCTGTGAAGCAGAGTCCCAGAGACAGGAGCAGTACTTCTTACAAGAGGCTTCACCGTGAGACATCACTGTCTGATGCTACACAAACACCCTCAACTCCACGCAGCTCTAGGGCCCTTCTGAAATCGGAGCCAGCTATGGAGGAAAATGAGCAGAATTTGCCACCCTCTCCTGAGCTCACCCCGTTCCCTCCTGCCTCGCCAGGAGACCAGCAACGCTGTGAGAAGTGTGGCCAGCTTGTGCTGGTGTGGGAGTTCCCAGAGCACATGGACTACCACTTTGCTCTAGAGTTGCAAAGCTCCTTCCTGGAGTCCAATGTTCCCACCGCTCCAGCAGCAGACCCCAACCCAACGGCTGCAGCTTCCAGGTCTCCTGCCAAGGCAAAGAACAAGCCCAAGACTTCAGCAGGATCTAGTGCAAAACGGCCCAGAGAAGGTGTAACAAGAACTTTAGATTTCTTCTTTAAGCGCTTACCTCCTTAA